A region from the Kribbella shirazensis genome encodes:
- the nagZ gene encoding beta-N-acetylhexosaminidase, translating to MTDQLDRDAAGSLVVGFTGTTAPDALRRAVAGGLGAVILFTRNVADAEQVAALTAVLRAERPDLIIAIDHEGGEFSHLAPANPWPLASPRLLGDLDDVELTRAAARDAAATLASLGIDLMLAPSVDVNSNPANPIISTRSFGRTAEVVSRHGVAFVEGVHDAGIAACPKHFPGHGDVSVDSHTDLPRVDRSVEEVRDVELAPFRATIAAGADVVMSAHVVFSAYDDQPATLSHRLLTGLLREELGFTGVITTDALEMQAITRNRSIEDAAVASIGAGADLAMIAVGTADPHALTARVVEAVRNGTLPAERVADAAARVRALAASLGQRTRQPGLDGAPIREVAERVVTGQTFPALGATPYVIDLTQGLHPAWNPYFSGLPEIFTRVAPGADGVVLRGEHHLSDDARPETDAIAGAAKAAQGRPLVIAVQDAGRTPWMRAALTHLVEGHPDNVFVLCTGIPEDQALVPAGVPSATTSGRNVIVLEAIARQLTR from the coding sequence ATGACTGATCAACTGGATCGTGACGCGGCCGGCTCGCTGGTCGTCGGCTTTACCGGGACGACGGCGCCGGACGCCCTGCGGCGGGCGGTCGCCGGTGGGCTCGGGGCGGTCATCCTGTTCACCCGGAACGTGGCGGACGCCGAGCAGGTGGCGGCGCTGACCGCCGTACTGCGGGCCGAGCGGCCGGACCTGATCATCGCGATCGACCACGAGGGCGGCGAGTTCAGTCATCTGGCCCCGGCGAACCCGTGGCCGCTGGCGTCCCCGCGCCTGCTGGGCGACCTGGACGACGTCGAGCTGACCCGCGCCGCGGCCCGGGACGCGGCCGCCACCCTGGCCTCGCTCGGCATCGACCTGATGCTCGCGCCGTCCGTCGACGTGAACAGCAACCCCGCCAACCCGATCATCTCCACCCGCTCCTTCGGCCGGACGGCGGAGGTGGTGTCGCGGCACGGGGTGGCGTTCGTCGAGGGTGTCCACGACGCCGGTATCGCCGCCTGCCCGAAGCACTTCCCGGGGCATGGCGACGTGTCCGTCGACTCGCACACCGACCTCCCGCGGGTCGACCGTTCGGTCGAGGAGGTCCGGGACGTGGAGCTCGCCCCGTTCCGCGCGACCATCGCCGCGGGCGCCGACGTCGTGATGAGCGCGCACGTCGTCTTCTCGGCGTACGACGACCAGCCCGCCACCCTCTCGCACCGGCTGCTGACCGGCCTGCTGCGCGAGGAGCTCGGCTTCACCGGTGTCATCACCACCGACGCGCTCGAGATGCAGGCGATCACCAGGAACCGCTCGATCGAGGACGCGGCGGTCGCGTCGATCGGGGCCGGTGCCGACCTTGCGATGATCGCGGTCGGTACCGCGGACCCGCACGCGCTGACTGCCCGCGTGGTCGAGGCGGTGCGCAACGGCACGCTCCCCGCCGAGCGCGTCGCGGATGCCGCCGCCCGGGTCCGGGCGCTCGCCGCGTCACTCGGTCAGCGCACCCGCCAGCCGGGTCTCGACGGTGCGCCGATCCGCGAGGTGGCGGAGCGGGTGGTGACCGGGCAGACGTTCCCCGCGCTGGGCGCGACGCCGTACGTCATCGACCTCACCCAGGGGCTGCACCCGGCCTGGAACCCGTACTTCTCCGGGCTGCCCGAGATCTTCACCCGCGTCGCGCCGGGCGCCGACGGCGTCGTACTGCGCGGCGAACACCACCTCTCCGACGACGCCCGGCCCGAAACCGACGCGATCGCGGGCGCCGCCAAGGCCGCCCAGGGCCGCCCGCTGGTGATCGCGGTCCAGGACGCCGGACGTACGCCGTGGATGCGCGCAGCCCTCACGCACCTGGTCGAAGGTCACCCCGACAACGTCTTCGTGCTCTGCACCGGCATCCCCGAGGACCAGGCGCTGGTGCCGGCCGGCGTCCCGTCCGCCACGACGTCGGGTCGCAACGTCATCGTCCTGGAGGCGATCGCCCGTCAGCTGACCCGCTGA
- a CDS encoding ROK family protein, with translation MSHDTAVARETVLGIDIGGTKMAAALVSADGTILTGDRIPTPSGGADEVFAALGGLIDRVRGDASPLAVGIGSAGPLDQQHGLVSPVNIPGWRNFPLGDRVRALSGDVPVALGLDGHCFALGEFWSGAGRGAHTLLGIVVSTGVGGGLVVDGKPLLGQSGNAAHIGHVVIDQAGEACACGSYGCVEAYASGPRMVARAQRSGWRTGEDVDAEVLAADAAAGDEFALAAFDDGAQALAAGIVATAVTVDLTTVVIGGGVAKAGPVLFDPVQAWVKRLAQLPFVTDLTVVPAQLDNAGLLGAAHQAWATLR, from the coding sequence ATGAGCCACGACACAGCGGTGGCACGGGAGACCGTGCTGGGAATCGACATCGGCGGCACGAAGATGGCCGCCGCTTTGGTGTCCGCCGACGGCACGATTCTCACCGGTGACCGGATCCCTACCCCGTCCGGCGGCGCCGACGAGGTGTTCGCCGCGCTCGGCGGGCTGATCGACCGCGTCCGCGGTGACGCGTCCCCGCTCGCCGTCGGCATCGGCTCCGCCGGCCCGCTCGACCAGCAGCACGGACTGGTCTCCCCGGTGAACATCCCCGGCTGGCGCAACTTCCCCCTCGGCGACCGGGTCCGGGCACTCAGCGGCGACGTCCCCGTGGCGCTCGGGCTCGACGGGCACTGCTTCGCGCTCGGTGAGTTCTGGAGCGGCGCGGGCCGGGGTGCGCACACGCTGCTCGGAATCGTGGTGTCGACCGGCGTCGGCGGCGGCCTGGTCGTCGACGGCAAGCCGCTGCTCGGGCAGTCGGGCAACGCGGCGCACATCGGTCACGTGGTGATCGACCAGGCCGGCGAAGCGTGCGCGTGCGGGTCGTACGGCTGCGTCGAGGCGTACGCCAGCGGCCCGCGGATGGTCGCCCGCGCGCAGCGCAGCGGCTGGCGGACGGGCGAGGACGTGGACGCCGAAGTACTGGCCGCCGACGCCGCGGCCGGGGACGAGTTCGCGCTGGCCGCGTTCGACGACGGGGCGCAGGCGCTGGCCGCGGGGATCGTGGCGACGGCGGTCACCGTCGACCTGACCACGGTCGTGATCGGCGGCGGGGTCGCGAAGGCCGGGCCGGTGCTGTTCGACCCGGTGCAGGCGTGGGTGAAGCGGCTGGCACAGCTGCCGTTCGTCACGGACCTCACCGTGGTGCCCGCGCAACTGGACAACGCCGGCCTGCTGGGTGCGGCTCACCAGGCATGGGCCACGCTGCGCTGA